TCACGCCGAGCCGGTCGCGCACCATGCCGGCCATCCCCCGAGCGTGCTCCTGGTCGGTGGCGATGACCAGGCCTCCCGCATCGGGCTGTGACCGACGCACCTCGCGCAGCCGCGCGAGCGCGGCTTCCAGCACGGCCGGCAGCCACTCGCCGTGGAGCGACAGCGCGGTCCGCAGGCGCTGGCTCGACGATGCGGCGTCGAGGGGGTCGGCGAAGGTCGCGGACCGTACGAGGCCGTCGGCACCGGCCCACTCCATCCGTCCGTCGGTGCGCGGGAACGGCGGCCAGATCCGCCAGCGCCGCCGCCAATGCGAACGTCGTCTTGCCGGCCCCGGCGTCGCGACCGCCAGGAAGTCCGGACCACCGGCTGAGAACCGCTCCAACGCCTCAGCCTGCCATGGTCGGAGCCTGACGGATCGTGCCATCTGCGTGTGCAACACCTCGGGCGCTCGACGGAGCCGCGACCCTAGCAGCGCAGCGCCCGTCCGCGACGGTTCCACCCCGGCGCGGCGCACACCGCGAACGAGCGGGCGACGACGTCGGCGAACGCGACCTCCGTGGATCAGGAGTCCGACGAGGTGGCGTGCTGCCACGTGGCGACAGCGGCGGCGCGCCGGGTGACACCGAGCTTGGCGTACACGTTGGTCAGGTGGTTCTTGACGGTCTTGCGTGACACCGCCAGGGTGTCGGCGATCTGGGCGTTCGTCCGGCCGTCGGCGACGAGCCGCATCACCTCGCGTTCGCGCCGGGTCAACCGATCGACATCGCCTGTCGCGACGCGGAGTCGCTGGTCGCGGAAGCCGGTGGCCAGCGCCTCCGCCACATCCGACGACAGATGTGCGCCGCCGACGAGCACGGCCCGTGCCGCGACGGTCAACTCACCCGATGAGCACGTCGAGGTGGACACGACGCCGCGCGCGCCGGCCCGCAGGGCGTGCGCGACCGTGATGGCGTCGACGTCATCGACGATGACCAGGCAGGCGCTCCCCGACACCGTCGTCACCACCTCGGGATCGTCGACGGCACCGGACCACGTCACGACGACGCTGTCCGGCCGGTCGCGGTCGACCACGGAACGCAGCCGATCAGCGGTCGCGAGGCGCGCCACGACACGCAGATCCCGGCGGGCCGCCAGCATCGACCAGACATCGTCGGACACCACGCCGGCACGGTCCACCACGAGGAGCGAGACGACGTCGGGTGAGGGGCCGGTGCGATCGTGCTGCACGACTGGTGCGGGAGCACTCACGTGCTGTCCGCCCCACAGGCGGCGATTCGATCGAAGCGCCCGCCGGGCACGTGACCACCGACCGACGCACGCGGACCCGCTCCGTGTGCCGGCCCGGATGCCCGCAGGCCGCACACTGCGGATGTCGGGGGGGTGTGCCGGGCCATGTGACGCTCCTGCCGTCGGGCGGATGGCGCAGTGTGGCGTGCGCCGTCGGCTTCCGCGGGAGTCCCACGCTGGCAGATGGACAGGTGTGCTGGAAACCGTCGTGATGTGCCGTCCGAACGGGCGATCCCAGGCTGGACCAACGGCCGGGCGGGCGGCGGGCGCTGCCGGTGCGGCGCGGTCACGTGCTCCCGGGCCCCGGAGCGGTCGCCACCAGGTAGCGCAGGATCTCGAGATCGCGGCGTCGACGCTCGTCGTAGCCGGGGGTCTCGAGCACCGCGGCCGGTGCGTCGGCGGCCCCCAACATGGCCGCGATCGTCGCGAGACCCATCTCGCCGGCTCCGAGGTTGGCGTGTCGGTCCCGCCCCGATCCGGCGGGCGAGGCC
This Euzebyales bacterium DNA region includes the following protein-coding sequences:
- a CDS encoding response regulator transcription factor gives rise to the protein MSAPAPVVQHDRTGPSPDVVSLLVVDRAGVVSDDVWSMLAARRDLRVVARLATADRLRSVVDRDRPDSVVVTWSGAVDDPEVVTTVSGSACLVIVDDVDAITVAHALRAGARGVVSTSTCSSGELTVAARAVLVGGAHLSSDVAEALATGFRDQRLRVATGDVDRLTRREREVMRLVADGRTNAQIADTLAVSRKTVKNHLTNVYAKLGVTRRAAAVATWQHATSSDS